A region of Helicoverpa zea isolate HzStark_Cry1AcR chromosome 16, ilHelZeax1.1, whole genome shotgun sequence DNA encodes the following proteins:
- the LOC124637880 gene encoding fibrosin-1-like protein isoform X1, which yields MENEVKQRNQRNRRRERAQRMQAQRESKVKDGDSGEDESPTREKPPRPPARRKKSREPLGEEDIIDGFAIMAFRTYEDLEAAVKCASSPRTNALSTKPRLPLAALAADSGRNHPPNNVNSHGITLLQDAGTSDDSGRASERLTGSSVAPRDPDSSRDRLSDASSRCSSGKGYICDSEGDDDKASPENSRNASPRYHDASMEDASDAGSLFRVAGAAATAGGAKNELVARGGSGGALALSRAPVGGSASPAPAPLPQPAPSPAPAALPPPALPPPPFRADTPHRPNGAHIPALDGHAATQIPARPVGAAGPDTPERPASNSKLQPGARASADSPTPAPPAPPAPSPLFPSHTAYQSQSQSHAAAALPDFRHTNHETRTEPPEQPPAPLDLHTHHTAHHTPRPPHLAPSPAQAPHPSLQSRVPHSQAHPVMPGHDVRNQPVAAQTHPSVPTSFSNRVNGVPQSVAPHSTPSSIPSCLPSQTLTGRSVSPAAPTSRPYPTPSIGSSHVNSSISSSIHGHSIAYQSQSSLQKHSVQPVYANRPSHLAPFSISNHISSSHIQSSSANQPPIPPHMSHPMNSHSATSLSSHLPVVNPSSLSTSTPNHIVPPSTLASITSTTMSSFTPSLKSHPGVNLPPQPTSVATPVSSHLPSSHVDSLPTSSCTPTNLTPVLTNTSSNNHPLVPPVVDSRQPPISSCELPARTESPIVSSTLASNSYPPPAVYSGSSYPALYTPYAATMQHSPYLPPAAASPRNSADTRTSLSASPLVAPKTPKGVRPHTPGSTGAAGAALSYSPRGHSPNRERESFSSNISSLSRSTPASAAASLPSLAPPLVAPLAAPLATPLAAPMPVRTERHELYKPQGPLPVSLAGPLPAPLPPLGGGLVPLAPALGPALSAPLAAPTPTPAAPTQPHLTHSLAPVPTVPSISSSAKPPAHWGVTRPTGAERPSGFAPAPPLFGAPLPPPNPNPFSAESLFQSKGCFSGPGADLLRRELDNRFLAAAGAVSGVRTEMHHHQHQHQHTHVHQHPPHAQPPHPHHPHQLLVPHAPLFKDVSKMSSLYRSGIGLGYPYSSSLLHPTGPYVPPAPLTTYAPKPVVSAASDSTSKPPPRPAVAKTGKWNAMHVRIAWEIYNHQQKEKTGGGTMPGSADKDKLRAFPAPAPPPPTYRSPYELPPSPYLPHHPHLGTLRRFEPGLPAPAPASHRAVRVSGVSPFARYGPGAYPGAPPFGLTAYGRDLALSSSLHGVHHAPPLGALHDAWRGVRPPAPPLSAEARRDHDERERARRERDERERREREERERRKAREQREHRDRELERARARSPLRNGAPDAIKEERKEPPRHPPPSLPAYPPPPPWDPYRTFDPLQHMRFAPLVEAAIRAEEDRAKMLSAYAHHQQLKSSPLLHRGLPPHAPLPPLGSHAPLAPLAPLAPPLAPLAPLDLLKKEEPR from the exons gGTATTACGCTGCTTCAAGACGCTGGTACGTCGGATGACAGTGGACGGGCATCAGAAAGACTAACGGGTAGTTCGGTGGCGCCTCGCGATCCCGATTCTTCCCGTGATCGTCTTAGTGAC GCCAGTAGCCGCTGTAGTTCCGGAAAAGGCTATATC TGTGATAGCGAAGGCGACGATGACAAG gcgAGTCCCGAAAATAGCAGAAATGCTTCTCCACGGTACCACGATGCATCAATGGAAGAT GCATCGGACGCAGGCTCTCTGTTCCGAGTGGCGGGCGCGGCAGCTACAGCGGGGGGCGCCAAGAACGAGCTGGTTGCTCGGGGCGGCAGTGGCGGTGCGCTCGCTCTGTCCCGCGCGCCGGTGGGTGGCAGCGCGAGCCCCGCGCCGGCGCCGCTGCCGCAGCCTGCGCCCTCACCCGCGCCGGCCGCCCTACCGCCGCccgcgctgccgccgccgccctTCCGCGCCGACACACCACACCGGCCCAACGGCGCGCACATTCCTGCTCTCGATGGTCACGCCGCCACGCAAATCCCGGCGCGGCCAGTCGGCGCCGCCGGACCCGACACGCCCGAGCGCCCCGCTAGCAACAGCAAGTTGCAACCAGGCGCGAGAGCCTCCGCAGACAGTCCTACCCCTGCACCTCCCGCTCCCCCCGCACCCTCTCCTCTATTCCCTTCGCATACCGCCTACCAATCTCAGTCCCAATCGCATGCTGCCGCCGCGTTACCAGACTTCCGGCATACGAACCATGAAACGCGAACCGAGCCTCCAGAGCAGCCTCCGGCGCCCCTGGACCTGCACACACATCACACGGCGCACCACACGCCGCGGCCGCCGCACCTCGCGCCCAGCCCGGCCCAGGCGCCGCATCCTAGTCTCCAGAGCCGCGTGCCGCACTCGCAGGCGCATCCAGTGATGCCTGGCCATGACGTTCGAAATCAACCGGTCGCAGCTCAGACACATCCCTCCGTTCCTACCTCGTTTTCGAACCGCGTCAATGGTGTACCGCAAAGCGTAGCACCACATTCGACGCCTTCTTCAATTCCGAGCTGTCTTCCGAGTCAAACTCTCACAGGACGGTCGGTCTCTCCGGCCGCGCCGACCTCTCGCCCCTACCCCACCCCGTCCATCGGGTCTAGTCATGTAAACTCCAGTATAAGTTCCAGTATTCACGGTCACTCAATAGCTTACCAGAGTCAGTCGAGTTTACAGAAACATTCCGTTCAGCCTGTGTATGCGAACAGACCGTCTCATCTCGCACCCTTCAGCATATCTAACCACATTTCATCCAGTCACATTCAGTCTTCTTCAGCGAATCAACCTCCAATCCCCCCGCATATGAGCCATCCGATGAACAGTCATTCCGCTACTAGCCTTTCGAGTCACCTCCCTGTAGTTAACCCCAGTTCCTTATCGACGTCCACACCAAACCATATTGTTCCCCCATCTACTTTAGCGTCTATCACAAGTACCACGATGTCTTCTTTCACCCCCAGCCTTAAGTCACACCCGGGTGTCAATTTACCACCCCAACCGACCTCTGTCGCCACACCCGTATCTTCTCACTTACCAAGCAGCCACGTGGATTCATTACCCACGTCCAGTTGTACACCGACAAACTTAACACCAGTGTTGACGAATACCAGCAGCAACAACCATCCTCTGGTGCCTCCCGTGGTGGACTCGAGGCAACCTCCAATATCATCATGCGAGCTGCCTGCGCGTACTGAGAGTCCGATCGTCTCCTCAACCCTAGCTTCCAATAGTTATCCGCCTCCTGCAGTATATTCAGGATCTTCGTATCCGGCGTTGTACACGCCATATGCCGCCACAATGCAACACAGTCCTTACCTACCGCCCGCTGCTGCTTCGCCGCGGAACTCAGCTGACACG AGAACGAGTTTATCTGCGTCGCCTTTGGTTGCACCAAAAACACCTAAGGGAGTGCGACCTCACACGCCGGGATCTACGGGCGCGGCGGGGGCTGCACTCTCCTACTCTCCACGTGGCCACAGTCCTAATAGAGAACGCGAAAGTTTCAG TAGCAACATCAGCAGCCTGTCTCGCAGCACGCCCGCGTCGGCCGCGGCGTCGCTGCCGTCGTTGGCGCCGCCGCTCGTGGCGCCGCTCGCCGCTCCACTCGCCACACCATTAGCTGCTCCAATGCCG GTTCGGACAGAAAGACATGAACTGTATAAACCTCAGGGTCCTCTCCCGGTGTCGTTGGCGGGGCCGCTGCCGGCGCCGCTGCCCCCGCTGGGCGGCGGGCTGGTGCCGCTGGCGCCGGCGCTGGGCCCCGCGCTGTCGGCGCCGCTGGCGGCCCCCACGCCCACGCCGGCCGCGCCCACGCAGCCGCACCTCACGCACTCGCTGGCGCCCGTGCCCACCGTGCCCAGCATCAGCTCCAGCGCCAAGCCGCCGGCTCACTGGGGGGTCAC CAGGCCGACTGGGGCGGAGCGGCCTTCAGGCTTCGCGCCCGCTCCACCGTTGTTCGGGGCGCCGCTTCCACCGCCTAATCCCAACCCGTTCTCTGCTGAATCACTATTTCAAAGCA AGGGGTGCTTTTCAGGCCCGGGCGCGGACCTGCTGCGGCGCGAGCTGGACAACCGGTTcctggcggcggcgggcgcggtgTCGGGCGTGCGCACGGAGATGCACCACCACCAGCACCAGCACCAGCACACGCACGTGCACCAGCACCCGCCGCACGCGCAGCCGCCGCACCCGCACCACCCGCACCAGCTGCTCGTGCCGCACGCGCCGCTC TTCAAGGATGTAAGCAAAATGTCATCGCTGTACCGCAGCGGAATCGGGCTCGGTTACCCGTACTCTTCAAGTCTTCTGCATCCCACCGGCCCCTACGTGCCACCGGCGCCACTTACTACATACGCTCCTAAG CCCGTAGTGTCAGCCGCAAGCGACTCCACCTCTAAACCACCACCACGTCCCGCTGTCGCG AAAACGGGCAAATGGAATGCGATGCACGTAAGGATCGCTTGGGAGATCTACAATCACCAACAAAAAGAGAAGACGGGCGGCGGCACAATGCCGGGCAGCGCCGACAAAGACAAGCTGCGAGCGTTCcccgcgccggcgccgcccCCGCCCACCTACCGCTCGCCCTACGAGCTGCCGCCCTCGCCCTATCTGCCGCACCACCCGCACCTAGGTACGCTCCGGCGCTTCGAGCCCGGCctgcccgcgcccgcgcccgcttCTCACCGAGCTGTGCGCGTTTCAGGCGTGTCCCCCTTCGCGCGGTACGGGCCCGGCGCCTACCCCGGCGCGCCGCCCTTCGGCCTCACGGCGTACGGCCGCGACCTGGCGCTGTCCTCCTCGCTGCACGGCGTGCACCACGCGCCGCCGCTGGGCGCGCTGCACGACGCCTGGCGCGGCGTgcgcccgcccgcgccgccgctctCCGCCGAGGCGCGTCGCGACCACGACGAGCGCGAGCGTGCCCGCCGCGAGCGCGACGAGCGGGAGCGGCGCGAGCGGGAGGAGCGCGAGCGGCGCAAGGCGCGCGAGCAGCGCGAGCACCGCGACCGCGAGCTCGAGCGGGCCCGCGCGCGCTCCCCGCTGCGCAACGGCGCGCCCGACGCCATCAAGGAAGAGCGCAAGGAGCCTCCGCGACACCCGCCTCCCTCGCTTCCGGCTTACCCGCCGCCGCCACCTTGGGACCCTTACCGTACATTCGACCCTCTGCAACACATGCGATTCGCGCCGCTCGTGGAGGCGGCCATCCGAGCCGAGGAGGACCGCGCCAAGATGTTGAGCGCGTACGCTCACCACCAGCAGTTGAAGTCGAGCCCGCTACTGCACCGCGGACTGCCGCCACACGCTCCGCTGCCGCCGCTGGGCTCACACGCGCCGCTGGCCCCGCTGGCACCACTGGCGCCGCCACTGGCACCGCTCGCGCCGCTGGACCTGCTCAAGAAGGAAGAGCCGCGATGA
- the LOC124637880 gene encoding fibrosin-1-like protein isoform X4, protein MENEVKQRNQRNRRRERAQRMQAQRESKVKDGDSGEDESPTREKPPRPPARRKKSREPLGEEDIIDGFAIMAFRTYEDLEAAVKCASSPRTNALSTKPRLPLAALAADSGRNHPPNNVNSHGITLLQDAGTSDDSGRASERLTGSSVAPRDPDSSRDRLSDASSRCSSGKGYICDSEGDDDKASPENSRNASPRYHDASMEDASDAGSLFRVAGAAATAGGAKNELVARGGSGGALALSRAPVGGSASPAPAPLPQPAPSPAPAALPPPALPPPPFRADTPHRPNGAHIPALDGHAATQIPARPVGAAGPDTPERPASNSKLQPGARASADSPTPAPPAPPAPSPLFPSHTAYQSQSQSHAAAALPDFRHTNHETRTEPPEQPPAPLDLHTHHTAHHTPRPPHLAPSPAQAPHPSLQSRVPHSQAHPVMPGHDVRNQPVAAQTHPSVPTSFSNRVNGVPQSVAPHSTPSSIPSCLPSQTLTGRSVSPAAPTSRPYPTPSIGSSHVNSSISSSIHGHSIAYQSQSSLQKHSVQPVYANRPSHLAPFSISNHISSSHIQSSSANQPPIPPHMSHPMNSHSATSLSSHLPVVNPSSLSTSTPNHIVPPSTLASITSTTMSSFTPSLKSHPGVNLPPQPTSVATPVSSHLPSSHVDSLPTSSCTPTNLTPVLTNTSSNNHPLVPPVVDSRQPPISSCELPARTESPIVSSTLASNSYPPPAVYSGSSYPALYTPYAATMQHSPYLPPAAASPRNSADTRTSLSASPLVAPKTPKGVRPHTPGSTGAAGAALSYSPRGHSPNRERESFSSNISSLSRSTPASAAASLPSLAPPLVAPLAAPLATPLAAPMPVRTERHELYKPQGPLPVSLAGPLPAPLPPLGGGLVPLAPALGPALSAPLAAPTPTPAAPTQPHLTHSLAPVPTVPSISSSAKPPAHWGVTRPTGAERPSGFAPAPPLFGAPLPPPNPNPFSAESLFQSSPGADLLRRELDNRFLAAAGAVSGVRTEMHHHQHQHQHTHVHQHPPHAQPPHPHHPHQLLVPHAPLFKDVSKMSSLYRSGIGLGYPYSSSLLHPTGPYVPPAPLTTYAPKPVVSAASDSTSKPPPRPAVAKTGKWNAMHVRIAWEIYNHQQKEKTGGGTMPGSADKDKLRAFPAPAPPPPTYRSPYELPPSPYLPHHPHLGTLRRFEPGLPAPAPASHRAVRVSGVSPFARYGPGAYPGAPPFGLTAYGRDLALSSSLHGVHHAPPLGALHDAWRGVRPPAPPLSAEARRDHDERERARRERDERERREREERERRKAREQREHRDRELERARARSPLRNGAPDAIKEERKEPPRHPPPSLPAYPPPPPWDPYRTFDPLQHMRFAPLVEAAIRAEEDRAKMLSAYAHHQQLKSSPLLHRGLPPHAPLPPLGSHAPLAPLAPLAPPLAPLAPLDLLKKEEPR, encoded by the exons gGTATTACGCTGCTTCAAGACGCTGGTACGTCGGATGACAGTGGACGGGCATCAGAAAGACTAACGGGTAGTTCGGTGGCGCCTCGCGATCCCGATTCTTCCCGTGATCGTCTTAGTGAC GCCAGTAGCCGCTGTAGTTCCGGAAAAGGCTATATC TGTGATAGCGAAGGCGACGATGACAAG gcgAGTCCCGAAAATAGCAGAAATGCTTCTCCACGGTACCACGATGCATCAATGGAAGAT GCATCGGACGCAGGCTCTCTGTTCCGAGTGGCGGGCGCGGCAGCTACAGCGGGGGGCGCCAAGAACGAGCTGGTTGCTCGGGGCGGCAGTGGCGGTGCGCTCGCTCTGTCCCGCGCGCCGGTGGGTGGCAGCGCGAGCCCCGCGCCGGCGCCGCTGCCGCAGCCTGCGCCCTCACCCGCGCCGGCCGCCCTACCGCCGCccgcgctgccgccgccgccctTCCGCGCCGACACACCACACCGGCCCAACGGCGCGCACATTCCTGCTCTCGATGGTCACGCCGCCACGCAAATCCCGGCGCGGCCAGTCGGCGCCGCCGGACCCGACACGCCCGAGCGCCCCGCTAGCAACAGCAAGTTGCAACCAGGCGCGAGAGCCTCCGCAGACAGTCCTACCCCTGCACCTCCCGCTCCCCCCGCACCCTCTCCTCTATTCCCTTCGCATACCGCCTACCAATCTCAGTCCCAATCGCATGCTGCCGCCGCGTTACCAGACTTCCGGCATACGAACCATGAAACGCGAACCGAGCCTCCAGAGCAGCCTCCGGCGCCCCTGGACCTGCACACACATCACACGGCGCACCACACGCCGCGGCCGCCGCACCTCGCGCCCAGCCCGGCCCAGGCGCCGCATCCTAGTCTCCAGAGCCGCGTGCCGCACTCGCAGGCGCATCCAGTGATGCCTGGCCATGACGTTCGAAATCAACCGGTCGCAGCTCAGACACATCCCTCCGTTCCTACCTCGTTTTCGAACCGCGTCAATGGTGTACCGCAAAGCGTAGCACCACATTCGACGCCTTCTTCAATTCCGAGCTGTCTTCCGAGTCAAACTCTCACAGGACGGTCGGTCTCTCCGGCCGCGCCGACCTCTCGCCCCTACCCCACCCCGTCCATCGGGTCTAGTCATGTAAACTCCAGTATAAGTTCCAGTATTCACGGTCACTCAATAGCTTACCAGAGTCAGTCGAGTTTACAGAAACATTCCGTTCAGCCTGTGTATGCGAACAGACCGTCTCATCTCGCACCCTTCAGCATATCTAACCACATTTCATCCAGTCACATTCAGTCTTCTTCAGCGAATCAACCTCCAATCCCCCCGCATATGAGCCATCCGATGAACAGTCATTCCGCTACTAGCCTTTCGAGTCACCTCCCTGTAGTTAACCCCAGTTCCTTATCGACGTCCACACCAAACCATATTGTTCCCCCATCTACTTTAGCGTCTATCACAAGTACCACGATGTCTTCTTTCACCCCCAGCCTTAAGTCACACCCGGGTGTCAATTTACCACCCCAACCGACCTCTGTCGCCACACCCGTATCTTCTCACTTACCAAGCAGCCACGTGGATTCATTACCCACGTCCAGTTGTACACCGACAAACTTAACACCAGTGTTGACGAATACCAGCAGCAACAACCATCCTCTGGTGCCTCCCGTGGTGGACTCGAGGCAACCTCCAATATCATCATGCGAGCTGCCTGCGCGTACTGAGAGTCCGATCGTCTCCTCAACCCTAGCTTCCAATAGTTATCCGCCTCCTGCAGTATATTCAGGATCTTCGTATCCGGCGTTGTACACGCCATATGCCGCCACAATGCAACACAGTCCTTACCTACCGCCCGCTGCTGCTTCGCCGCGGAACTCAGCTGACACG AGAACGAGTTTATCTGCGTCGCCTTTGGTTGCACCAAAAACACCTAAGGGAGTGCGACCTCACACGCCGGGATCTACGGGCGCGGCGGGGGCTGCACTCTCCTACTCTCCACGTGGCCACAGTCCTAATAGAGAACGCGAAAGTTTCAG TAGCAACATCAGCAGCCTGTCTCGCAGCACGCCCGCGTCGGCCGCGGCGTCGCTGCCGTCGTTGGCGCCGCCGCTCGTGGCGCCGCTCGCCGCTCCACTCGCCACACCATTAGCTGCTCCAATGCCG GTTCGGACAGAAAGACATGAACTGTATAAACCTCAGGGTCCTCTCCCGGTGTCGTTGGCGGGGCCGCTGCCGGCGCCGCTGCCCCCGCTGGGCGGCGGGCTGGTGCCGCTGGCGCCGGCGCTGGGCCCCGCGCTGTCGGCGCCGCTGGCGGCCCCCACGCCCACGCCGGCCGCGCCCACGCAGCCGCACCTCACGCACTCGCTGGCGCCCGTGCCCACCGTGCCCAGCATCAGCTCCAGCGCCAAGCCGCCGGCTCACTGGGGGGTCAC CAGGCCGACTGGGGCGGAGCGGCCTTCAGGCTTCGCGCCCGCTCCACCGTTGTTCGGGGCGCCGCTTCCACCGCCTAATCCCAACCCGTTCTCTGCTGAATCACTATTTCAAAGCA GCCCGGGCGCGGACCTGCTGCGGCGCGAGCTGGACAACCGGTTcctggcggcggcgggcgcggtgTCGGGCGTGCGCACGGAGATGCACCACCACCAGCACCAGCACCAGCACACGCACGTGCACCAGCACCCGCCGCACGCGCAGCCGCCGCACCCGCACCACCCGCACCAGCTGCTCGTGCCGCACGCGCCGCTC TTCAAGGATGTAAGCAAAATGTCATCGCTGTACCGCAGCGGAATCGGGCTCGGTTACCCGTACTCTTCAAGTCTTCTGCATCCCACCGGCCCCTACGTGCCACCGGCGCCACTTACTACATACGCTCCTAAG CCCGTAGTGTCAGCCGCAAGCGACTCCACCTCTAAACCACCACCACGTCCCGCTGTCGCG AAAACGGGCAAATGGAATGCGATGCACGTAAGGATCGCTTGGGAGATCTACAATCACCAACAAAAAGAGAAGACGGGCGGCGGCACAATGCCGGGCAGCGCCGACAAAGACAAGCTGCGAGCGTTCcccgcgccggcgccgcccCCGCCCACCTACCGCTCGCCCTACGAGCTGCCGCCCTCGCCCTATCTGCCGCACCACCCGCACCTAGGTACGCTCCGGCGCTTCGAGCCCGGCctgcccgcgcccgcgcccgcttCTCACCGAGCTGTGCGCGTTTCAGGCGTGTCCCCCTTCGCGCGGTACGGGCCCGGCGCCTACCCCGGCGCGCCGCCCTTCGGCCTCACGGCGTACGGCCGCGACCTGGCGCTGTCCTCCTCGCTGCACGGCGTGCACCACGCGCCGCCGCTGGGCGCGCTGCACGACGCCTGGCGCGGCGTgcgcccgcccgcgccgccgctctCCGCCGAGGCGCGTCGCGACCACGACGAGCGCGAGCGTGCCCGCCGCGAGCGCGACGAGCGGGAGCGGCGCGAGCGGGAGGAGCGCGAGCGGCGCAAGGCGCGCGAGCAGCGCGAGCACCGCGACCGCGAGCTCGAGCGGGCCCGCGCGCGCTCCCCGCTGCGCAACGGCGCGCCCGACGCCATCAAGGAAGAGCGCAAGGAGCCTCCGCGACACCCGCCTCCCTCGCTTCCGGCTTACCCGCCGCCGCCACCTTGGGACCCTTACCGTACATTCGACCCTCTGCAACACATGCGATTCGCGCCGCTCGTGGAGGCGGCCATCCGAGCCGAGGAGGACCGCGCCAAGATGTTGAGCGCGTACGCTCACCACCAGCAGTTGAAGTCGAGCCCGCTACTGCACCGCGGACTGCCGCCACACGCTCCGCTGCCGCCGCTGGGCTCACACGCGCCGCTGGCCCCGCTGGCACCACTGGCGCCGCCACTGGCACCGCTCGCGCCGCTGGACCTGCTCAAGAAGGAAGAGCCGCGATGA